From the genome of Duffyella gerundensis, one region includes:
- a CDS encoding dihydroxyacetone kinase subunit DhaK has translation MSQFFFNDKQHVVNEAIEGALLSTPWANLSRLEVGEEIRVVVRNDWDKNKVALISGGGSGHEPAHVGFVGKGMLTAAVCGDIFASPSVDAVLSAIINVTGEAGCLLIVKNYTGDRLNFGLAAEKAKNLGYKVELVMVKDDIALPDNPQPRGLAGTALIHKIAGAAAEAGKSLTDVTAIANRAINATSSIGLAFATCHLPGEDRDERVKAGESELGMGIHGEPGVSTLPTQNSREIVDTMTGKLLENLPAEKKVLLLINNLGGFSMLEMGVLTREVMASALGDRITHLVGPATLVSALDMKGFSLTTLQLEADFLDALQAPVETSGWQPLRVAGAAQTIKGERVARLPDATPSENAAVGAVVSSVSQTLVDLEKALNDLDAKVGDGDTGSTFAAGARKVQQELKANRLPLNQPAALLALVGEQLATVMGGSSGVLMSILFTAAGQQLEQGEKLPQALLAGLEQMKHYGGAQPGDRTLVDALQPALEALVAGKSLKEAAEAAKQGADATTQMNAAKAGRSSYLNQESLHGVKDPGAYAVEQVFANLV, from the coding sequence ATGAGCCAGTTTTTTTTCAACGATAAACAGCACGTGGTTAATGAAGCGATCGAAGGCGCACTGCTGAGCACGCCGTGGGCCAACCTCAGTCGGCTTGAGGTGGGCGAAGAGATTCGCGTTGTGGTACGCAATGACTGGGATAAGAACAAGGTCGCGCTGATTTCTGGCGGCGGATCCGGTCATGAGCCCGCGCACGTTGGTTTTGTCGGTAAAGGCATGCTGACGGCGGCGGTGTGCGGCGATATTTTCGCTTCGCCCAGCGTCGATGCGGTACTTAGCGCGATCATTAACGTCACCGGTGAGGCTGGCTGCCTGCTGATTGTGAAAAACTACACCGGCGACCGCCTCAACTTTGGCCTGGCGGCCGAAAAAGCGAAAAACCTCGGTTACAAGGTCGAGCTGGTAATGGTGAAAGATGATATCGCGCTGCCGGATAATCCGCAGCCACGTGGCCTTGCCGGTACGGCGCTGATTCACAAAATCGCCGGTGCCGCCGCAGAAGCGGGCAAATCGCTGACCGACGTCACGGCCATCGCCAATCGCGCCATCAACGCCACGTCGAGCATCGGGCTGGCATTTGCCACCTGCCATCTGCCGGGCGAAGACCGTGATGAGCGGGTGAAGGCGGGCGAAAGCGAGTTAGGCATGGGCATTCACGGCGAGCCTGGCGTCAGCACGCTGCCGACGCAGAACAGCCGTGAGATTGTCGACACCATGACCGGCAAACTGCTGGAAAACCTGCCAGCAGAGAAAAAGGTGCTGTTACTGATCAATAACCTCGGCGGCTTCTCCATGCTGGAGATGGGCGTGCTGACGCGCGAGGTGATGGCCTCTGCGCTCGGCGACCGCATTACTCATCTGGTCGGCCCGGCGACGCTGGTCAGCGCGCTGGATATGAAAGGCTTTTCGCTGACCACACTGCAGCTGGAAGCGGACTTTCTCGATGCGCTGCAGGCGCCGGTAGAAACCAGTGGCTGGCAGCCGCTGCGTGTCGCTGGCGCGGCGCAGACGATTAAAGGCGAGCGCGTGGCGCGTCTGCCGGACGCCACGCCATCAGAAAACGCGGCGGTGGGCGCGGTGGTGAGCAGCGTCAGCCAGACATTGGTGGATCTGGAAAAGGCGCTTAACGATCTCGATGCCAAAGTGGGTGACGGTGATACCGGCTCCACGTTTGCGGCCGGTGCGCGCAAGGTGCAGCAGGAACTGAAGGCGAACCGTTTGCCGCTGAACCAACCGGCAGCGCTGCTGGCGCTGGTGGGCGAACAGCTGGCCACGGTAATGGGCGGCTCAAGCGGCGTGTTGATGTCGATTCTGTTTACCGCTGCCGGACAACAGCTTGAGCAGGGCGAAAAGTTACCGCAGGCGCTGCTGGCCGGGCTGGAGCAGATGAAACATTACGGTGGCGCGCAGCCGGGCGATCGCACGCTGGTCGACGCGTTGCAGCCTGCACTGGAAGCGTTGGTCGCAGGGAAAAGCCTGAAAGAAGCGGCAGAGGCGGCGAAGCAGGGCGCTGATGCCACGACGCAGATGAACGCAGCGAAAGCGGGTCGCTCATCGTATCTTAATCAGGAGAGCCTGCACGGGGTGAAAGATCCGGGGGCGTACGCGGTAGAACAGGTTTTTGCTAACCTCGTCTGA
- a CDS encoding PAS domain-containing methyl-accepting chemotaxis protein, which translates to MRNNQPITQQEYLFDDHATLMSTTDLNSHITYANDAFIEASGFSAEEIDGQPHNLVRHPDMPPEAFADMWATLKQGEPWTALVKNRRKNGDHYWVRANAIPVVRDGKVHGFMSVRTKPNAAEVKQTEALYRDFREGRSKGRRFHKGLIVRRGPAQIFSLLKTLPLRWRIRSPLIALLPATVLGGWLLGLQAGALGIFAAGMALLLALVSAWLEQQISRPLERVCQQALRVATGESHKVDQLDRVDEIGMTLRAIGQLGLMFRWLVDDVSGQAINVLSASDAIASSNNELSRRTEQAAANVQQTAATMNEMTATVKSNTDTAAQVNKLSMATSDAALNGGKVMSDMVGMMAEINDSSKRIANITSVIDGIAFQTNILALNAAVEAARAGEQGKGFAVVAGEVRSLAQRSAKAASEIKHLVETSAVRVKSGSAHVDEAGTTMQSIVSQVQNVTTLIAQISSATAEQATALSEVSKAVEDLDDITHQNAARVQEGAEASGRMAHQANRLVEAISVFR; encoded by the coding sequence ATGCGTAATAACCAGCCGATCACTCAGCAGGAGTATCTGTTTGACGATCATGCCACGCTGATGTCCACCACCGATCTCAACAGCCACATTACCTACGCCAACGATGCGTTTATTGAGGCGAGTGGTTTTTCTGCGGAAGAGATCGACGGCCAGCCGCATAATCTCGTGCGCCATCCCGATATGCCGCCGGAAGCTTTTGCGGATATGTGGGCGACCCTGAAACAGGGCGAGCCGTGGACCGCGCTGGTTAAAAACCGGCGTAAGAATGGCGATCACTATTGGGTACGCGCCAACGCTATTCCTGTGGTGCGCGACGGCAAGGTGCACGGCTTTATGTCGGTGCGCACCAAACCCAACGCGGCAGAGGTGAAACAGACCGAAGCGTTATACCGTGATTTTCGCGAAGGCCGCAGCAAAGGCCGCCGCTTTCATAAAGGGCTGATTGTGCGCCGCGGCCCGGCGCAGATTTTCTCCCTGTTGAAAACATTGCCGCTGCGCTGGCGCATTCGCAGCCCGCTGATCGCGCTGCTGCCTGCCACCGTGCTGGGCGGCTGGCTGCTGGGTCTGCAGGCGGGCGCGCTGGGCATATTTGCCGCCGGTATGGCGCTGCTGCTGGCGCTGGTCAGCGCCTGGCTTGAGCAACAGATTTCACGGCCACTGGAGCGCGTTTGCCAGCAGGCGCTGCGCGTTGCTACTGGCGAAAGCCACAAGGTCGATCAACTGGATCGGGTGGATGAAATTGGTATGACGCTGCGTGCGATTGGCCAACTGGGATTGATGTTCCGCTGGCTGGTGGATGATGTTAGCGGCCAGGCGATCAACGTGCTCAGCGCCAGTGACGCGATTGCCAGCAGCAACAACGAACTGAGCCGCCGTACCGAACAGGCGGCGGCTAACGTGCAGCAAACCGCGGCCACCATGAATGAAATGACCGCCACGGTGAAGAGCAATACCGACACCGCGGCGCAGGTCAACAAGCTGTCGATGGCCACCAGCGACGCCGCGCTCAACGGCGGCAAAGTGATGAGTGATATGGTCGGCATGATGGCCGAAATTAATGACAGTTCAAAGCGTATCGCTAATATTACCAGTGTGATCGACGGCATTGCTTTTCAGACCAACATTCTGGCACTCAACGCGGCGGTAGAAGCGGCGCGGGCAGGTGAGCAGGGTAAAGGCTTTGCGGTCGTGGCGGGTGAGGTACGCAGCCTGGCACAGCGCAGCGCCAAAGCGGCCAGCGAGATCAAGCATCTGGTAGAGACCAGCGCGGTGCGCGTGAAATCGGGCAGCGCACACGTCGATGAAGCGGGCACCACCATGCAGAGCATTGTGTCGCAGGTGCAGAACGTGACCACGCTGATCGCGCAGATCAGCAGCGCCACCGCCGAGCAGGCCACCGCACTGAGTGAGGTCAGCAAGGCGGTAGAGGATCTGGATGATATTACGCATCAAAACGCCGCCCGCGTGCAGGAAGGCGCCGAGGCATCAGGCCGCATGGCGCATCAGGCAAACCGACTGGTAGAGGCGATCAGCGTATTCCGGTAG
- a CDS encoding YncE family protein, with amino-acid sequence MNAVQKTAQWALRPLVLASLLLSTAALAQPGETLNQPVAKGAYELAFSGSDNALFLATSQSRSLDKGGVVYRLDPQTLAITQIIHNDLKPFGAAINPQTNTLYVGNSVEGAVTAIDASSGEVRGRLVLDARKRSKEVKPLQPRELVVDAATNRVYISGVGAPSVVWVVDGKTMQLLSTVPDTGKGGTGLALDAAAQKLYVTNGEGELITVNTRTNAVEKRQKLEEGQEHFFLNISLDTATHRAFITDSKQAAVLVVDTRSGKVVHKIAVPESLAVLFNPQRQELYVTHRKAGTVSIINARNYNVLQTITAPGMPNSLALSADGQALYVSVKQASSPKKEATAPDSVMRIALK; translated from the coding sequence ATGAACGCTGTGCAAAAAACAGCTCAGTGGGCGCTACGTCCGCTGGTGCTCGCTTCCTTATTACTGTCGACGGCCGCGTTAGCGCAGCCCGGTGAAACCCTGAATCAGCCGGTGGCGAAGGGCGCTTACGAGCTCGCTTTTAGCGGCAGCGACAATGCGCTGTTCCTGGCGACGTCGCAAAGTCGCAGCCTCGATAAAGGCGGCGTGGTCTATCGCCTTGATCCACAAACGCTGGCGATTACCCAGATTATCCACAACGATCTTAAACCCTTTGGCGCCGCCATCAATCCGCAGACCAACACGCTGTACGTCGGTAACTCGGTAGAAGGTGCAGTGACCGCGATCGATGCCAGCAGCGGTGAAGTGCGTGGTCGGCTGGTGCTGGATGCGCGTAAACGATCCAAAGAGGTTAAGCCGCTGCAGCCGCGTGAGCTGGTGGTCGATGCGGCCACCAACCGCGTCTATATCAGCGGCGTCGGTGCGCCGAGCGTGGTGTGGGTGGTGGATGGCAAAACCATGCAGCTGCTCAGCACCGTGCCAGATACCGGCAAGGGCGGCACGGGTCTGGCGCTGGATGCAGCGGCGCAGAAGCTCTACGTCACCAACGGCGAGGGTGAACTGATCACCGTCAACACGCGTACCAACGCGGTTGAGAAACGGCAGAAGCTGGAGGAGGGCCAGGAGCATTTCTTCCTGAATATCAGCCTGGATACCGCAACCCATCGTGCCTTTATCACCGATTCAAAACAGGCGGCGGTGCTGGTAGTGGACACCCGCAGCGGCAAGGTCGTACACAAAATTGCCGTGCCGGAATCGCTGGCGGTACTGTTTAATCCGCAACGTCAGGAGCTTTATGTCACGCACCGCAAAGCGGGCACGGTCAGCATTATTAATGCGCGCAACTACAACGTATTGCAGACCATTACCGCACCGGGTATGCCTAACAGCCTGGCGCTGTCGGCCGATGGTCAGGCGCTCTATGTCAGCGTGAAACAGGCCAGCTCGCCGAAAAAAGAAGCCACCGCGCCTGACAGCGTGATGCGCATCGCCCTCAAATAA
- a CDS encoding autotransporter outer membrane beta-barrel domain-containing protein: MRFKPNPVMLALLAAPIIVCSTFYAHAATIDAWTPEANDAQAGAINVINRSETLEGNPRFTPGETGAVNTTLGQVVIAAGSDYLNQDRLNPGPQNAAVLVPDPVTGGQITFQVYDSARLIALDPVTGATRVPDIQNVNNKQYIDARVANIGNGGVLDINLGQPNAAASAASNSWQMAAKQTTLFDVTDGGVANWNSNNRIDFTGSAAALVNGVAQQSWDVTSLATYNGTFSVQTLDGSSTTFTVTNASQLQAYNNWLIDQLKAGSLDKNSYLTEFNKALTTRTGTIVYNVSATAPDEVTQPIGLRRVINAAGAGSRINLAAGKTLEVTGATGGAIHASDGAEAIIDGTLASRGTFLNSGAALVLDNSSLGINNGVINGGFLNSTAGTVNGAPSFGTDAVTVNSGSRFDNTGIVNLATNGSSAPNGVAAINLGDNGQATNSGNINVGVASTSSRGTTSGVLLTRASSTFTNSATGNIYLGRGPQNTLSDSAADTALNQSGLTSGIALVADGVAINQGTITLGSRVQNGAGMSVSGAAAATLQNQGVIDVNGAASRIPRENIGMSVLNSGGNIENSGTINLNGVNGTGIKVVATAGNRSQASSTGVINVAGGADPSSGTRNFGIWVEGQGSGESAATVDGAINLSGDGAIGVHARGNATVTVSPDAVPRFAQGSNQIAFFAYGPNANINVADNNAFDVTTRGSTLFRLEQGADFDGSDLTLGVSGEGAVGVIGTGGGDTRINTQNAEINVSGNGATGVIIEGGASGIIDQATRIDLNGRNAIGALADGQKHTLAGSNSGSPSAATSLSSAAELDSAQEGIVGYIARNRASLTNTGNIAFTGAGTTGLRVESGASGTNSGTISIGNGGSGIIVDSNGSALTTTATNTGVINVNGGSSAARSRGVTASGARAVANLNGGSFNLNGVGALGAEAINGGRVNVSAASTPQFNNRDQIAYRAAGRDSAIDSASNALTITSAGSTGYRIDDGAALRFSSANTLTTAADGSTGVIISGNGSTLASGNSRLQVNGADSHGVRVEGGASATLDAASQLILNGERAVGVLVDNLRTDLSNALDGSTAASSVINNAVIGGGGTGVIAFDIANGATLRNTGQVDLTGSNTIGIRTRSGSTLVNDGTVNVANGTGMDISGGGTTLAKGGTINVGGGIAGVRISNGAQLALTGSDTLITSGGAAHGVLLDNGAAGFTASDARLHVTGSGNGIENRAGLQQVSLNNLTIDVTNGSGIRTAVPFDPASTVTVNVRGSGSGLTIANADGGVTGGDLSLGSGYVFNVDGAGGTGIRANTTGTINSAATVNINSRDGGSALVSSTARTIIHSGTFTSASLTSPVVDLRGGQTLFENVGTIITATPDSVAVAGSNASDVVLLTRGEIRGDINPGGGSDRFQWTGGVLDGSLTMGNDVNNVADIRGVDLSKTRHLTAGSATGNTLTLSDVSWRGGSFVTDDLNKGVNLGGGWSTINFNNSAWTLTDNLQLAHSVVNIGSDSVLYAGNGVNPTIAGGSDRSVAVNNAGIIDLTNGSGVPGNWLTINGDLNSLGGQAKLATRLNAGGAVANQFSDKLLVAGNTSQGTTLLDVRLNAASTGNLTDLNRNSAIDADEGITLAQVAGSARSDSFALRNGYLAAGPWKYELYSFSPGNSDAAQRQISGAADGNFWDYRLANSYVCQGEESCAPVLRNGAFSVGDNARIAVIPQVPAYVSAPVGLAYYSAAIVDDLHKRLGELRHQQTLPAGDGGELFVRYIGANLTYNTDRSFRDFGYDMDIDYSAVQIGGNLIRLDGEQDSLRGGVAFTRGNTRLRPDAADGFSSTTFDSDSLAFYGTWQRNNGFYLDGVLSFDRHRGETDIAQQREVANIKGHGWNASLEGGYPWLFANGVRLEPQAQLMVMQLDMSNFTDKTNTKVSYDRYNQTIGRLGARLDRSWSDDSLRQYTPYLRANYYRGWGKDAKTRISAADNDRLGNTFGSGGFGQMAEAGAGGTVTFKNAVSLYTEVDYRHELDGNGAKGWRYNAGVRWQF; this comes from the coding sequence ATGCGTTTTAAACCCAATCCCGTGATGTTGGCCCTGCTTGCGGCACCGATTATCGTTTGCTCCACCTTTTATGCTCACGCCGCAACCATTGATGCCTGGACGCCAGAGGCTAACGACGCGCAGGCTGGCGCGATCAACGTCATCAACCGCAGCGAGACGCTGGAAGGCAACCCGCGTTTTACGCCAGGTGAAACCGGCGCCGTCAATACCACGCTGGGCCAGGTGGTGATTGCCGCAGGCAGTGATTATCTTAATCAGGATCGACTGAATCCCGGCCCGCAGAACGCCGCCGTGCTGGTGCCCGATCCGGTGACCGGCGGGCAGATCACCTTCCAGGTTTACGACTCCGCCAGGCTGATTGCGCTGGACCCGGTTACCGGCGCAACGCGGGTGCCGGATATCCAGAACGTTAACAATAAGCAATATATTGACGCGCGCGTGGCCAATATCGGCAACGGCGGTGTGCTGGATATCAATCTTGGTCAACCCAACGCCGCTGCTTCAGCCGCCAGTAACAGCTGGCAGATGGCCGCCAAGCAAACCACCCTGTTTGATGTCACCGATGGCGGGGTCGCCAACTGGAATTCCAACAACCGCATCGATTTTACCGGTAGCGCCGCTGCGCTGGTCAACGGCGTGGCGCAGCAGTCCTGGGATGTGACCAGCCTTGCCACCTACAACGGCACCTTCAGCGTGCAGACGCTGGATGGCAGCAGCACAACCTTCACCGTGACCAACGCCAGTCAGTTACAGGCGTATAACAACTGGCTGATCGACCAGCTGAAAGCAGGCTCTCTGGATAAAAACAGCTATCTCACCGAATTCAATAAGGCGCTGACCACCCGCACCGGCACGATTGTTTATAACGTCTCCGCGACGGCACCCGATGAGGTAACGCAGCCCATCGGCTTGCGCAGGGTGATTAACGCCGCGGGCGCCGGTTCACGCATTAATCTGGCCGCGGGTAAAACGCTGGAGGTTACCGGTGCCACCGGCGGCGCCATTCATGCCAGCGACGGTGCGGAAGCGATTATCGACGGCACGCTGGCCAGCCGGGGCACCTTTCTTAACAGCGGCGCGGCGCTGGTGCTGGATAACAGCAGCCTCGGCATCAACAATGGCGTAATTAACGGCGGCTTTCTTAACAGCACGGCGGGCACGGTTAACGGTGCGCCCAGCTTTGGCACTGATGCGGTGACGGTCAACAGCGGCAGCCGCTTTGATAACACCGGTATTGTTAACCTCGCGACCAATGGCAGCAGCGCCCCCAATGGCGTGGCGGCCATCAATCTTGGCGACAACGGCCAGGCCACTAACAGCGGTAACATCAACGTCGGCGTTGCCAGCACCAGCTCGCGCGGCACCACCTCAGGCGTGCTGCTCACCCGCGCCAGTTCCACCTTTACCAATAGCGCCACAGGCAATATCTATCTGGGCCGCGGCCCGCAAAATACCCTCAGCGACAGCGCGGCCGATACGGCGCTAAATCAGAGCGGCCTGACCAGCGGCATCGCGCTGGTGGCTGATGGCGTGGCGATCAATCAGGGCACCATTACGCTCGGCTCGCGGGTACAGAACGGCGCGGGCATGTCGGTTAGCGGCGCGGCGGCGGCCACGCTGCAAAATCAGGGCGTGATCGACGTCAATGGTGCCGCCAGCCGTATCCCGCGTGAAAACATTGGCATGTCGGTGTTGAACAGCGGCGGTAATATTGAGAACAGCGGCACCATCAATCTCAACGGTGTGAACGGTACCGGCATCAAAGTGGTCGCCACTGCGGGCAACCGTTCACAGGCGAGCTCAACCGGGGTGATCAACGTCGCGGGCGGCGCCGATCCCAGCAGCGGCACGCGAAATTTTGGCATCTGGGTGGAAGGCCAGGGCAGCGGCGAATCGGCGGCGACAGTGGATGGCGCCATCAACCTGAGCGGTGACGGCGCGATTGGCGTTCACGCGCGCGGCAATGCCACGGTCACCGTTTCGCCCGACGCGGTGCCACGTTTTGCTCAGGGCAGCAATCAGATCGCCTTTTTCGCCTATGGACCTAATGCAAACATCAACGTGGCGGATAACAACGCTTTCGACGTCACCACTCGCGGCTCGACGCTGTTTCGGCTGGAGCAGGGCGCGGATTTTGACGGCAGCGATCTGACGCTTGGCGTATCCGGCGAGGGCGCGGTTGGCGTTATCGGCACCGGCGGGGGCGACACGCGTATCAATACGCAAAATGCAGAGATCAATGTCAGCGGCAACGGTGCGACCGGCGTGATAATCGAAGGCGGAGCCAGCGGCATCATCGATCAGGCGACCCGCATCGATCTCAACGGCCGCAACGCCATCGGCGCGCTGGCGGACGGGCAAAAACACACGCTGGCGGGCAGCAACAGCGGCTCGCCCTCTGCCGCCACCTCGCTGAGTTCAGCGGCGGAGCTGGATTCCGCACAGGAGGGCATTGTGGGATATATCGCCCGCAACCGCGCCAGCCTGACCAACACCGGCAATATCGCCTTCACCGGTGCGGGCACCACCGGTCTGCGCGTGGAAAGCGGCGCCAGCGGCACCAACAGCGGCACTATTTCGATCGGCAACGGCGGCAGCGGCATCATCGTCGACAGTAATGGCTCTGCGCTGACTACCACGGCAACCAACACCGGCGTTATCAATGTCAACGGCGGCAGTAGCGCGGCGCGCAGCCGCGGCGTCACGGCCAGCGGCGCGCGCGCCGTAGCCAACCTCAACGGCGGCAGCTTTAACCTTAACGGCGTCGGCGCGCTGGGGGCGGAGGCGATCAACGGTGGGCGCGTCAACGTCTCAGCCGCGTCAACGCCGCAGTTTAATAACCGCGATCAGATCGCCTATCGCGCCGCAGGCCGCGATTCGGCGATCGACAGCGCCAGCAATGCGTTGACCATCACCAGTGCGGGCTCAACCGGCTATCGTATTGATGATGGCGCGGCGCTACGCTTCAGCAGCGCCAATACGCTGACGACCGCCGCTGACGGCAGCACCGGCGTGATTATCTCCGGCAACGGCAGCACGCTGGCCAGCGGCAACAGCCGATTGCAGGTTAACGGCGCGGACAGTCACGGCGTGCGGGTGGAAGGCGGTGCCAGCGCCACGCTGGATGCGGCCAGCCAGCTTATTCTCAATGGCGAACGCGCCGTCGGCGTGCTGGTCGATAATCTGCGTACCGATTTGAGTAACGCGCTTGATGGCAGCACGGCGGCCAGCAGCGTGATCAACAACGCGGTGATCGGCGGCGGCGGAACGGGCGTTATCGCTTTTGACATTGCCAACGGCGCCACGCTGCGCAACACCGGACAGGTCGATTTAACCGGCAGCAATACCATCGGCATCCGCACGCGATCCGGCAGTACGCTGGTTAACGACGGCACGGTCAATGTTGCCAATGGCACGGGCATGGATATCAGCGGCGGCGGCACGACGCTGGCTAAAGGCGGCACCATCAACGTCGGCGGCGGCATCGCCGGGGTGCGTATCAGCAACGGCGCGCAACTGGCGCTGACCGGCAGCGACACGCTAATTACCAGCGGCGGCGCGGCGCACGGCGTGCTGCTGGATAATGGCGCGGCTGGTTTTACCGCCAGCGACGCCAGGCTACATGTCACCGGCAGCGGCAACGGCATTGAGAATCGCGCCGGGCTGCAACAGGTGAGCCTGAACAATCTCACCATTGATGTCACAAACGGCAGCGGTATTCGCACCGCAGTGCCCTTTGATCCGGCATCAACCGTTACCGTTAATGTCCGCGGCAGTGGCAGCGGATTAACCATCGCCAACGCGGATGGCGGCGTCACCGGCGGCGATCTGTCGCTGGGTTCCGGCTATGTGTTCAACGTCGATGGCGCGGGCGGCACCGGCATTCGCGCCAATACCACCGGCACCATCAACAGCGCTGCCACGGTGAATATCAACAGCCGCGACGGCGGTTCAGCGCTGGTCTCCAGCACGGCGCGCACCATCATTCACTCCGGTACCTTTACTTCTGCCAGCCTGACATCGCCGGTGGTGGATTTGCGCGGCGGACAGACGCTGTTTGAAAACGTTGGCACCATTATTACCGCCACTCCGGACAGCGTGGCGGTGGCGGGCAGTAACGCCAGTGATGTGGTGCTGCTGACCCGCGGTGAGATTCGCGGTGATATCAATCCCGGCGGTGGCAGCGACCGTTTTCAGTGGACCGGCGGCGTGCTTGACGGCAGCCTGACCATGGGCAATGACGTGAACAACGTGGCCGATATCCGCGGTGTCGATCTCAGCAAAACCCGCCATCTGACCGCGGGCAGCGCCACCGGCAACACGCTGACCCTGAGCGACGTGAGCTGGCGCGGCGGTTCTTTTGTCACTGACGATCTCAACAAAGGGGTTAACCTCGGCGGTGGCTGGAGCACCATCAACTTTAACAACAGTGCCTGGACGCTGACCGACAACCTGCAACTTGCTCACAGCGTGGTCAATATCGGCAGTGACTCGGTGCTGTATGCAGGCAACGGCGTTAATCCCACTATTGCTGGTGGCAGCGATCGTTCCGTGGCGGTCAACAACGCCGGCATCATCGATCTCACCAACGGCAGCGGCGTGCCCGGCAACTGGCTGACTATCAATGGCGACCTTAATTCGCTGGGCGGCCAGGCGAAGCTCGCCACGCGGCTTAATGCGGGTGGCGCGGTTGCTAATCAATTCAGCGATAAGCTGCTGGTGGCCGGTAATACCAGCCAGGGCACCACGTTGCTTGATGTGCGACTGAATGCGGCGAGCACCGGTAATCTCACCGATCTCAACCGTAACAGCGCTATCGATGCTGATGAAGGCATTACGCTGGCGCAGGTGGCGGGCAGCGCACGCAGCGACAGTTTTGCCCTGCGCAATGGCTATCTCGCCGCCGGGCCGTGGAAATATGAACTCTACAGCTTCTCGCCGGGCAACAGCGACGCCGCACAGCGGCAGATTAGCGGTGCGGCCGACGGCAACTTTTGGGATTACCGTCTGGCTAACAGCTATGTGTGCCAGGGCGAGGAAAGCTGCGCACCGGTGCTGCGTAACGGCGCGTTCAGCGTGGGCGACAACGCGCGCATTGCGGTGATCCCACAGGTGCCAGCCTATGTTTCCGCACCGGTTGGGCTGGCCTATTACAGCGCCGCCATCGTTGACGATCTGCACAAGCGTCTGGGCGAACTGCGCCATCAGCAGACGCTGCCAGCCGGTGACGGCGGCGAGCTGTTTGTGCGCTATATCGGGGCCAATCTGACCTACAACACCGATCGCAGCTTCCGTGATTTTGGCTATGACATGGATATCGATTACAGCGCGGTGCAGATTGGCGGCAATCTGATACGGCTGGACGGTGAGCAGGATAGCCTGCGTGGCGGCGTGGCCTTTACGCGCGGCAACACGCGTTTGCGCCCGGATGCGGCAGATGGCTTCAGCAGCACCACCTTCGACAGCGACAGCCTGGCGTTTTACGGCACCTGGCAGCGCAACAACGGCTTTTATCTGGATGGTGTGCTCTCATTCGATCGCCATCGCGGTGAAACTGACATTGCGCAGCAGCGTGAAGTCGCCAACATAAAAGGTCACGGCTGGAATGCTTCGCTGGAAGGCGGCTATCCGTGGCTGTTTGCCAACGGCGTGCGGCTGGAACCGCAGGCGCAGCTGATGGTCATGCAGCTTGATATGAGCAACTTCACCGACAAAACCAATACCAAAGTCAGCTATGACCGTTATAACCAAACTATTGGTCGGCTGGGGGCGCGGCTGGATCGCAGCTGGAGCGATGACAGCCTGCGCCAGTACACGCCTTATCTGCGCGCCAACTACTATCGCGGCTGGGGTAAAGATGCCAAAACGCGGATAAGCGCGGCGGATAACGACAGGCTCGGCAATACCTTTGGCAGCGGCGGGTTTGGTCAGATGGCGGAGGCGGGTGCCGGTGGCACGGTGACGTTTAAGAATGCGGTATCACTCTATACTGAAGTCGATTATCGCCATGAGCTGGATGGCAACGGCGCCAAAGGCTGGCGTTACAACGCTGGCGTGCGCTGGCAGTTCTGA